From a region of the Mytilus galloprovincialis chromosome 3, xbMytGall1.hap1.1, whole genome shotgun sequence genome:
- the LOC143068104 gene encoding uncharacterized protein LOC143068104 isoform X6 has product MNINQNAFLLCPICEKEYDDRRGAPRVLPCLHTCCSTCLQDLLNDNELCCQECQTRFDKTFDGVEAFPLDTAIRNYLDFIRVQLRPTEVPCTDCPDEANAHAFCRDCFLFICHECTRAHKRTHVTKKHILVSIEDMRECDLRDFHRKDTCQTKGHEEQIFTFYCDKRGCDVPICTLCAVSDHNQQHGHIIRNLSEVYEDSKSTVHNVIREINNRGNPMSEAVSQFESVVDDLTEKESEINHEIDSIFDRFQKLLEERRERLHREVEHHCQSRKRELTEKVSELKSYSTNVKTAVEFATRVMSYTTASEFLVLRDVLLKRILELKNHKVSIPAKDDVALRFYRGASDESFADLVNSIGKVVTKDSSNSPETVNSSFQSESYRNSKRSSFSDFQIELQKDFNTLNSLNNSPSLNEQQGSKFDYRIQKTSYQSTKQSMSNGPQLLTPSSRSDDYDTIKPSIQTQYYTPKQSKQSEYRYPAENESGVVQVEFNGQSLESRDIQTPDSEFETARSELRDVAKSINESKFKPIVNGTTESTSPSQDKPSFFSRHLSSLKTKVENERRQTARARRSNSCPPTRSTNILNMLKTWKLCLKLKKERSLSVRSKEESPRAEETSSVQTTETAFVPPRAHRPPSQDQSEDVGVFVRNGIADGQPRSGPAIFNDVTSPDFSFDVLTVHEEREVSIDGKTLRNRKTGNPSSSTVVGPNQLKQYKGIIGNYFFQQPGKYYYEVDVTFNIIQPLEQTWLVFELGLSRKEDIDKHHTVERHEFARSFYVARYPEDGKLSQEFWHNRDLKAIIPLCDNSPGLTVEMTYGILINTATGKITIADVKREKKLYTFTDVDFSQPLFPVFGTYNSDLVNVIMRIRAGASLVQFPPFLKGNEALDSPRKTDPFDSDQRIPAENERGMIQRQISMPTRMAGGQHNLLSPRNNMSRSSENINETSFDSARSGLRTTTAKPVKSKFGSVTNGNCSPKEKPPQSFFNRTRSPPTVKTQPVPGKLRTSASTSQLDTLSRPLGLGDFMKELEKRGNLPNKVQTERSLSQTGEKSFQPTSERSFKPITSPLNQRRSYDTDTDDDEVFAKSSSSEEVKSGPATFNDVQCPDFTLDVDTCHEEREASVDGKIFKNRKTGKPSSGNPKKQLKQYKGILGNFSFKEPGKYYFEVVVTFNIIQPLEQTWLVFEIGLCRREDVDKHHTVERHEHARSFYVARYPEDGKLAQEFWHNRDLLAYVPLSENKAGLNLEVTYGMVVDTKRKKWIIADVKKEKKLHTFSGLNFTKPLLPVFGAYNPDLISVEMKVKTGAQISSYPAFLKGL; this is encoded by the exons ATGAATATAAACCAGAACGCCTTCCTCTTGTGTCCGATTTGTGAAAAGGAATATGACGACAGACGCGGTGCCCCACGTGTTCTGCCATGTCTACACACCTGCTGCTCGACGTGCTTACAAGATCTTTTGAACGACAACGAACTTTGTTGTCAAGAATGCCAAACTCGTTTTGACAAAACTTTTGATGGAGTTGAAGCCTTTCCGTTAGACACTGCCATTAgaaattatttagattttattAGGGTTCAACTTCGACCTACAGAGGTTCCTTGTACTGACTGTCCAGATGAAGCAAATGCGCATGCATTTTGTCGGGACTGTTTCCTATTTATATGCCACGAATGTACACGTGCTCATAAAAGAACGCACGTAACAAAGAAACATATTTTAGTATCTATAGAAGATATGCGAGAATGTGACCTTCGCGATTTTCACCGAAAAGACACATGTCAAACTAAAGGACACGAAGAACAGATATTTACATTCTACTGTGATAAACGCGGCTGCGATGTACCAATTTGTACCCTCTGCGCAGTCTCAGACCATAACCAACAGCACGGTCATATCATTCGTAACTTGAGCGAAGTTTATGAAGATAGCAAATCAACCGTTCATAACGTTATCCGagaaataaacaacaggggaaaTCCAATGTCTGAAGCTGTATCACAATTCGAATCTGTAGTGGACGATTTGACAGAAAAGGAATCTGAAATAAACCATGAAATTGATTCCATATTTGATCGATTTCAAAAACTATTAGAAGAGCGAAGAGAAAGGCTTCATAGAGAAGTAGAACACCATTGCCAATCTAGAAAACGTGAACTTACGGAAAAAGTCTCGGAATTGAAAAGTTACTCAACAAATGTTAAAACTGCCGTAGAATTTGCTACCAGAGTCATGTCATATACTACTGCGTCAGAATTCCTCGTGTTACGTGATGTGCTGCTAAAGAGAATTTTAGAGTTAAAAAACCACAAGGTCTCCATTCCAGCAAAAGATGATGTGGCACTGAGATTTTATCGTGGTGCCTCCGACGAATCATTTGCAGATTTGGTTAATTCTATCGGAAAGGTCGTAACAAAGGACTCGTCTAATTCTCCTGAAACTGTAAACTCCAGCTTCCAAAGTGAAAGCTATAGAAACTCTAAGCGAAGTAGTTTTAGCGACTTTCAGATCGAATTGCAGAAAGATTTCAACACTTTGAACAGTTTGAATAATTCTCCTTCTTTAAATGAACAACAAGGATCAAAGTTTGATTATCGAATTCAAAAAACAAGTTACCAGTCAACCAAACAAAGCATGTCTAATGGCCCTCAGTTGTTAACACCTAGTTCTCGAAGTGATGATTACGATACCATTAAACCAAGCATTCAAACCCAGTATTACACCCCAAAACAAAGCAAACAATCGGAATACCGATATCCAGCTGAAAACGAGAGCGGTGTCGTGCAAGTCGAATTTAACGGCCAGTCTTTAGAATCAAGAGATATACAAACTCCTGACTCGGAATTTGAGACAGCTCGAAGTGAATTAAGAGATGTTGCTAAAAGCATAAACGAATCCAAGTTCAAACCAATCGTGAATGGAACAACGGAATCAACTTCTCCAAGCCAGGACAAACCCAGCTTTTTCAGTCGGCATTTATCAAGTC TGAAGACGAAAGTTGAAAATGAAAGAAGGCAAACTGCAAGAGCAAGGCGCTCTAACTCTTGTCCCCCTACACGTAGTACCAACATTCTTAATATGCTTAAAACATGGAAGCTTTGTTTAAAACTAAAAAAGG agCGAAGCCTTAGCGTCAGATCAAAAGAGGAAAGTCCGCGTGCTGAAGAGACGAGTTCTGTACAAACCACAGAAACAGCTTTTGTACCCCCACGTGCTCACAGACCACCATCTC AAGATCAAAGTGAAGATGTTGGAG TTTTTGTTCGTAATGGTATTGCTGATGGACAACCAAGGTCTGGACCGGCCATTTTCAACGACGTCACAA GTCCagatttttcatttgatgttttgACTGTTCACGAAGAGAGAGAAGTTTCCATTGACGGAAAGACATTGCGTAACAGGAAAACTGGAAATCCGTCCAGTAGCACAGTAGTTGGACCAAATCAACTGAAACAGTACAAAGGAATTATTGGAAATTATTTCTTCCAGCAACCAGGAAAGTACTACTACGAGGTTGATGTTACTTTTAATATCATCCAACCATTAGAACAGACTTGGTTAGTGTTTGAGCTGGGCCTTAGCAGAAAAGAGGACATCGACAAACATCACACGGTTGAAAGACACGAGTTTGCACGATCATTTTACGTTGCTCGTTATCCAGAGGATGGAAAACTGTCACAGGAATTTTGGCATAACCGTGATCTAAAGGCTATCATTCCTCTGTGTGATAACAGTCCTGGTCTTACCGTAGAGATGACCTATGGGATTCTTATAAACACAGCTACTGGAAAAATTACTATAGCTGATGTCAAGAGGGAAAAGAAGTTATACACTTTTACTGACGTCGATTTTTCTCAGCCATTGTTCCCTGTTTTTGGGACTTACAATTCTGATCTTGTGAACGTCATTATGAGAATACGAGCTGGAGCTTCACTGGTACAGTTTCCTCCGTTTCTGAAAG GTAATGAAGCATTAGATAGTCCAAGAAAGACGGATCCATTTGACTCTGATCAACGTATACCTGCAGAGAACGAGAGAGGCATGATACAACGTCAGATCAGCATGCCAACTAGAATGGCAGGTGGTCAACATAATTTATTATCACCTAGAAATAATATGTCAAGGTCctctgaaaatataaatgaaacttCATTTGATAGCGCCCGCAGTGGACTGAGAACCACCACTGCAAAACCTGTCAAATCTAAATTTGGATCTGTGACTAATGGCAACTGTTCACCAAAAGAAAAACCACCACAAAGTTTCTTTAACAGAACTAGAAGTC CTCCTACAGTAAAGACGCAACCCGTTCCTGGTAAACTCCGAACATCAGCTTCAACATCACAGTTAGATACCTTGTCTAGACCATTAGGCCTTGGAGACTTTATGA AGGAACTCGAAAAGAGAGGGAATTTACCTAACAAGGTTCAAACTG AGAGAAGTCTGAGTCAGACTGGGGAAAAATCATTTCAGCCGACTTCTGAAAGATCATTTAAACCAATAACTTCTCCTCTGAACCAAAGACGTTCTT ATGACACTGATACGGACGACGATGAAG TATTTGCGAAAAGTTCCAGCTCAGAGGAGGTGAAATCGGGACCAGCAACATTCAACGACGTGCAAT GTCCAGATTTTACCCTTGACGTAGATACTTGTCATGAAGAAAGAGAGGCCTCGGTAGACGGGAAAATATTCAAGAATCGCAAAACTGGAAAACCATCATCTGGCAACCCGAAGAAACAGTTAAAACAATACAAGGGAATTCTTGGTAATTTTTCCTTTAAAGAACCCGGCAAATATTATTTTGAAGTGGTTGTTACATTCAATATTATCCAACCACTCGAGCAAACATGGCTCGTGTTTGAAATTGGTCTATGTAGACGAGAAGATGTTGATAAACACCACACTGTAGAACGTCACGAGCATGCAAGATCTTTTTACGTCGCAAGGTACCCAGAAGATGGAAAACTAGCACAGGAATTTTGGCACAACCGTGATCTCCTTGCCTATGTACCCCTCAGCGAAAATAAAGCGGGATTGAACTTGGAGGTTACCTATGGAATGGTAGTGGACACGAAGAGGAAGAAATGGATCATAGCCGACGTGAAGAAAGAGAAGAAACTGCATACTTTTTCAGGATTAAACTTCACCAAACCACTTTTGCCGGTATTTGGAGCGTACAATCCAGATCTCATCAGTGTTGAAATGAAGGTTAAGACTGGTGCGCAAATTTCTTCATATCCTGCATTTCTAAAAGGTCTTTAA
- the LOC143068104 gene encoding uncharacterized protein LOC143068104 isoform X10 — MNINQNAFLLCPICEKEYDDRRGAPRVLPCLHTCCSTCLQDLLNDNELCCQECQTRFDKTFDGVEAFPLDTAIRNYLDFIRVQLRPTEVPCTDCPDEANAHAFCRDCFLFICHECTRAHKRTHVTKKHILVSIEDMRECDLRDFHRKDTCQTKGHEEQIFTFYCDKRGCDVPICTLCAVSDHNQQHGHIIRNLSEVYEDSKSTVHNVIREINNRGNPMSEAVSQFESVVDDLTEKESEINHEIDSIFDRFQKLLEERRERLHREVEHHCQSRKRELTEKVSELKSYSTNVKTAVEFATRVMSYTTASEFLVLRDVLLKRILELKNHKVSIPAKDDVALRFYRGASDESFADLVNSIGKVVTKDSSNSPETVNSSFQSESYRNSKRSSFSDFQIELQKDFNTLNSLNNSPSLNEQQGSKFDYRIQKTSYQSTKQSMSNGPQLLTPSSRSDDYDTIKPSIQTQYYTPKQSKQSEYRYPAENESGVVQVEFNGQSLESRDIQTPDSEFETARSELRDVAKSINESKFKPIVNGTTESTSPSQDKPSFFSRHLSSPPENLHVISSETTERDTLADDTQRESIVHQAGLTDCLLKTKVENERRQTARARRSNSCPPTRSTNILNMLKTWKLCLKLKKERSLSVRSKEESPRAEETSSVQTTETAFVPPRAHRPPSQDQSEDVGVFVRNGIADGQPRSGPAIFNDVTSPDFSFDVLTVHEEREVSIDGKTLRNRKTGNPSSSTVVGPNQLKQYKGIIGNYFFQQPGKYYYEVDVTFNIIQPLEQTWLVFELGLSRKEDIDKHHTVERHEFARSFYVARYPEDGKLSQEFWHNRDLKAIIPLCDNSPGLTVEMTYGILINTATGKITIADVKREKKLYTFTDVDFSQPLFPVFGTYNSDLVNVIMRIRAGASLVQFPPFLKGNEALDSPRKTDPFDSDQRIPAENERGMIQRQISMPTRMAGGQHNLLSPRNNMSRSSENINETSFDSARSGLRTTTAKPVKSKFGSVTNGNCSPKEKPPQSFFNRTRSQRSLSQTGEKSFQPTSERSFKPITSPLNQRRSYDTDTDDDEVFAKSSSSEEVKSGPATFNDVQCPDFTLDVDTCHEEREASVDGKIFKNRKTGKPSSGNPKKQLKQYKGILGNFSFKEPGKYYFEVVVTFNIIQPLEQTWLVFEIGLCRREDVDKHHTVERHEHARSFYVARYPEDGKLAQEFWHNRDLLAYVPLSENKAGLNLEVTYGMVVDTKRKKWIIADVKKEKKLHTFSGLNFTKPLLPVFGAYNPDLISVEMKVKTGAQISSYPAFLKGL, encoded by the exons ATGAATATAAACCAGAACGCCTTCCTCTTGTGTCCGATTTGTGAAAAGGAATATGACGACAGACGCGGTGCCCCACGTGTTCTGCCATGTCTACACACCTGCTGCTCGACGTGCTTACAAGATCTTTTGAACGACAACGAACTTTGTTGTCAAGAATGCCAAACTCGTTTTGACAAAACTTTTGATGGAGTTGAAGCCTTTCCGTTAGACACTGCCATTAgaaattatttagattttattAGGGTTCAACTTCGACCTACAGAGGTTCCTTGTACTGACTGTCCAGATGAAGCAAATGCGCATGCATTTTGTCGGGACTGTTTCCTATTTATATGCCACGAATGTACACGTGCTCATAAAAGAACGCACGTAACAAAGAAACATATTTTAGTATCTATAGAAGATATGCGAGAATGTGACCTTCGCGATTTTCACCGAAAAGACACATGTCAAACTAAAGGACACGAAGAACAGATATTTACATTCTACTGTGATAAACGCGGCTGCGATGTACCAATTTGTACCCTCTGCGCAGTCTCAGACCATAACCAACAGCACGGTCATATCATTCGTAACTTGAGCGAAGTTTATGAAGATAGCAAATCAACCGTTCATAACGTTATCCGagaaataaacaacaggggaaaTCCAATGTCTGAAGCTGTATCACAATTCGAATCTGTAGTGGACGATTTGACAGAAAAGGAATCTGAAATAAACCATGAAATTGATTCCATATTTGATCGATTTCAAAAACTATTAGAAGAGCGAAGAGAAAGGCTTCATAGAGAAGTAGAACACCATTGCCAATCTAGAAAACGTGAACTTACGGAAAAAGTCTCGGAATTGAAAAGTTACTCAACAAATGTTAAAACTGCCGTAGAATTTGCTACCAGAGTCATGTCATATACTACTGCGTCAGAATTCCTCGTGTTACGTGATGTGCTGCTAAAGAGAATTTTAGAGTTAAAAAACCACAAGGTCTCCATTCCAGCAAAAGATGATGTGGCACTGAGATTTTATCGTGGTGCCTCCGACGAATCATTTGCAGATTTGGTTAATTCTATCGGAAAGGTCGTAACAAAGGACTCGTCTAATTCTCCTGAAACTGTAAACTCCAGCTTCCAAAGTGAAAGCTATAGAAACTCTAAGCGAAGTAGTTTTAGCGACTTTCAGATCGAATTGCAGAAAGATTTCAACACTTTGAACAGTTTGAATAATTCTCCTTCTTTAAATGAACAACAAGGATCAAAGTTTGATTATCGAATTCAAAAAACAAGTTACCAGTCAACCAAACAAAGCATGTCTAATGGCCCTCAGTTGTTAACACCTAGTTCTCGAAGTGATGATTACGATACCATTAAACCAAGCATTCAAACCCAGTATTACACCCCAAAACAAAGCAAACAATCGGAATACCGATATCCAGCTGAAAACGAGAGCGGTGTCGTGCAAGTCGAATTTAACGGCCAGTCTTTAGAATCAAGAGATATACAAACTCCTGACTCGGAATTTGAGACAGCTCGAAGTGAATTAAGAGATGTTGCTAAAAGCATAAACGAATCCAAGTTCAAACCAATCGTGAATGGAACAACGGAATCAACTTCTCCAAGCCAGGACAAACCCAGCTTTTTCAGTCGGCATTTATCAAGTC CTCCGGAAAACTTGCATGTCATTtcatctgaaactactgaaaGAGACACATTAGCAGACGATACACAGCGCGAGTCAATCGTTCACCAGGCGGGACTTACCGACTGTCTTC TGAAGACGAAAGTTGAAAATGAAAGAAGGCAAACTGCAAGAGCAAGGCGCTCTAACTCTTGTCCCCCTACACGTAGTACCAACATTCTTAATATGCTTAAAACATGGAAGCTTTGTTTAAAACTAAAAAAGG agCGAAGCCTTAGCGTCAGATCAAAAGAGGAAAGTCCGCGTGCTGAAGAGACGAGTTCTGTACAAACCACAGAAACAGCTTTTGTACCCCCACGTGCTCACAGACCACCATCTC AAGATCAAAGTGAAGATGTTGGAG TTTTTGTTCGTAATGGTATTGCTGATGGACAACCAAGGTCTGGACCGGCCATTTTCAACGACGTCACAA GTCCagatttttcatttgatgttttgACTGTTCACGAAGAGAGAGAAGTTTCCATTGACGGAAAGACATTGCGTAACAGGAAAACTGGAAATCCGTCCAGTAGCACAGTAGTTGGACCAAATCAACTGAAACAGTACAAAGGAATTATTGGAAATTATTTCTTCCAGCAACCAGGAAAGTACTACTACGAGGTTGATGTTACTTTTAATATCATCCAACCATTAGAACAGACTTGGTTAGTGTTTGAGCTGGGCCTTAGCAGAAAAGAGGACATCGACAAACATCACACGGTTGAAAGACACGAGTTTGCACGATCATTTTACGTTGCTCGTTATCCAGAGGATGGAAAACTGTCACAGGAATTTTGGCATAACCGTGATCTAAAGGCTATCATTCCTCTGTGTGATAACAGTCCTGGTCTTACCGTAGAGATGACCTATGGGATTCTTATAAACACAGCTACTGGAAAAATTACTATAGCTGATGTCAAGAGGGAAAAGAAGTTATACACTTTTACTGACGTCGATTTTTCTCAGCCATTGTTCCCTGTTTTTGGGACTTACAATTCTGATCTTGTGAACGTCATTATGAGAATACGAGCTGGAGCTTCACTGGTACAGTTTCCTCCGTTTCTGAAAG GTAATGAAGCATTAGATAGTCCAAGAAAGACGGATCCATTTGACTCTGATCAACGTATACCTGCAGAGAACGAGAGAGGCATGATACAACGTCAGATCAGCATGCCAACTAGAATGGCAGGTGGTCAACATAATTTATTATCACCTAGAAATAATATGTCAAGGTCctctgaaaatataaatgaaacttCATTTGATAGCGCCCGCAGTGGACTGAGAACCACCACTGCAAAACCTGTCAAATCTAAATTTGGATCTGTGACTAATGGCAACTGTTCACCAAAAGAAAAACCACCACAAAGTTTCTTTAACAGAACTAGAAGTC AGAGAAGTCTGAGTCAGACTGGGGAAAAATCATTTCAGCCGACTTCTGAAAGATCATTTAAACCAATAACTTCTCCTCTGAACCAAAGACGTTCTT ATGACACTGATACGGACGACGATGAAG TATTTGCGAAAAGTTCCAGCTCAGAGGAGGTGAAATCGGGACCAGCAACATTCAACGACGTGCAAT GTCCAGATTTTACCCTTGACGTAGATACTTGTCATGAAGAAAGAGAGGCCTCGGTAGACGGGAAAATATTCAAGAATCGCAAAACTGGAAAACCATCATCTGGCAACCCGAAGAAACAGTTAAAACAATACAAGGGAATTCTTGGTAATTTTTCCTTTAAAGAACCCGGCAAATATTATTTTGAAGTGGTTGTTACATTCAATATTATCCAACCACTCGAGCAAACATGGCTCGTGTTTGAAATTGGTCTATGTAGACGAGAAGATGTTGATAAACACCACACTGTAGAACGTCACGAGCATGCAAGATCTTTTTACGTCGCAAGGTACCCAGAAGATGGAAAACTAGCACAGGAATTTTGGCACAACCGTGATCTCCTTGCCTATGTACCCCTCAGCGAAAATAAAGCGGGATTGAACTTGGAGGTTACCTATGGAATGGTAGTGGACACGAAGAGGAAGAAATGGATCATAGCCGACGTGAAGAAAGAGAAGAAACTGCATACTTTTTCAGGATTAAACTTCACCAAACCACTTTTGCCGGTATTTGGAGCGTACAATCCAGATCTCATCAGTGTTGAAATGAAGGTTAAGACTGGTGCGCAAATTTCTTCATATCCTGCATTTCTAAAAGGTCTTTAA